A stretch of Candidatus Bipolaricaulota bacterium DNA encodes these proteins:
- the tuf gene encoding elongation factor Tu, with translation MAVTFDRSKPHVNVGTIGHVDHGKTTLTAAILKVLHAKGMNAEELNVDQIDKAPEEKARGITIATAHVEYESDKRHYAHVDCPGHADYVKNMITGAAQMDGAILVVSATDGPMPQTREHILLARQVGVPYIIVFLNKCDMVEEKELIDLVEEEVRDLLKKYEFPGDETPIIRGSALKALENPTDEEAIKPILELIKALDEYIPVPERDIDKPFLMPIEDIFTIEGRGTVVTGKIERGIVKVNEEIEIVGMKPTQKSVVTGVEMFKKTLDEGRAGDNAGILLRGIKKEDVERGQVLAKPGTVTPHTEFDGEVYILSKDEGGRHKPFFKGYKPQFYIRTTDVTGEVTLAEGTEMVMPGDTVTFNVKLIVPVALEEQQRFAIREGGKTIGAGVVTKIIK, from the coding sequence ATGGCAGTAACATTTGATAGATCAAAACCACATGTCAACGTGGGCACCATCGGCCACGTTGATCATGGTAAGACCACATTAACCGCGGCTATTTTGAAAGTATTGCATGCTAAAGGCATGAACGCGGAAGAGTTGAACGTTGATCAAATCGACAAAGCGCCGGAAGAAAAAGCCAGAGGTATTACTATCGCCACCGCTCACGTTGAGTATGAGTCGGATAAGAGACACTATGCTCACGTTGATTGTCCGGGACACGCCGATTATGTCAAAAACATGATTACCGGCGCGGCTCAGATGGATGGCGCGATTTTGGTTGTTTCGGCCACGGACGGCCCGATGCCTCAGACTCGAGAGCACATTTTGCTCGCCAGGCAGGTGGGCGTGCCTTACATTATCGTATTTTTGAATAAATGCGATATGGTTGAGGAAAAAGAATTGATTGATTTGGTGGAAGAAGAAGTTAGAGATTTATTGAAAAAATATGAATTTCCCGGAGATGAAACTCCGATTATCCGAGGCTCGGCTTTAAAGGCTTTGGAAAATCCAACAGACGAGGAAGCTATTAAGCCGATTCTTGAATTGATTAAGGCCTTAGATGAATATATTCCGGTGCCGGAAAGAGATATCGATAAACCCTTTTTGATGCCTATTGAAGACATTTTTACCATTGAAGGCCGAGGAACGGTAGTTACGGGTAAAATCGAAAGAGGCATTGTTAAAGTTAACGAGGAAATCGAAATCGTCGGTATGAAACCCACGCAAAAAAGCGTCGTTACCGGAGTTGAAATGTTCAAAAAAACATTGGATGAGGGCAGAGCCGGAGACAACGCGGGCATCTTGCTTCGAGGCATTAAGAAAGAAGATGTTGAAAGGGGCCAAGTTTTGGCCAAGCCCGGTACTGTTACCCCGCATACTGAATTTGACGGAGAAGTTTATATCTTGAGTAAAGATGAAGGAGGCAGACACAAACCGTTTTTCAAGGGATATAAGCCTCAGTTTTATATCAGAACCACTGATGTTACCGGAGAAGTGACTTTGGCCGAGGGCACTGAAATGGTTATGCCCGGAGATACCGTTACCTTCAATGTTAAATTAATCGTACCTGTTGCGCTTGAAGAACAGCAAAGATTCGCTATCAGAGAAGGTGGCAAAACCATTGGCGCCGGCGTGGTGACCAAAATCATTAAATAA